The window CGGCACCAGTCGAGTACCTCCTGCACCGCAAGGCGGCTCCCTTCAAGGACCCCCTCCACGGTGCCGTCGGAACGGTTTCGCACCCAGCCGGTCACCCCGCGCTTTTCCGCCTCCTCCAGCATGGCTGCCCGGAAGTACACGCCCTGCACCTTCCCGGTAATCGCCACTTCCGCCCTGACCTGTGACACGAAGATCCCCTCCTCTCAGATCACGCCGTATCTGCACAGATTTGACCGCTTCATCCGCCCGGGGTTATAATCAAGCGACGTACACCCTGGAGGTGATTCCGGATGAAATGCAAAGTCTGTCGGGGACCGGCCCTGGCCGGTTTTCCGGCCCACAACGCCAATTTCTGTGCCGAGCACCTGGATCAGTTCTTCCTGCGCCAGGTCGAGAAAACGATACGCCGCTACCAAATGCTGCAGCCGGGTGAGCGGGTTCTGGTCGCTGTGTCCGGCGGCAAGGACTCCCTGACGGTGGCGGACGTCCTCGATCGCTTGGGCTACGCCGTCCGGGGCGTGCATGTCGACCTGGGGATCGACGACAACGGCTTTTCCAGTGAGTCTACCGCTTTATGCCGGGAGTTTTTCACGGCCCGCGGGCTGCCCCTGGAAATTTACAGCTTGAAGGAGCGCTTCGGCCGGAGCATCAAGGACGTCGGCCGGCGGTTTAACCGTTTCTGCTCCATTTGCGGGATGACCAAACGGCACGTGATGAACGCTCGAGCGGTTGAGCAGGGTCTAGATGCCCTGGCGACCGGCCACAACCTGGACGATTTGTCCGCCGCCCTGTTCGCGAACCTCATGCGCTGGGACCGGCGCTACCTGGCCAAGGGGCTGCCGTCCCTGCCTCCGGAAGGCGGTTTCTGCCGCAAGATCAAACCACTGGCCCTGCTTTCGGAGAAGGAAATCGCGACCTACGCCGCGGTGCGGGACATCCGGATGGTGACCGCCACCTGTCCGTACTCCAGAGAGGCCAAGTTCAAGCGCTACAAAGAACTCCTGGCGGCGGTGGAACACCAGTCACCCGGGACGAAGCGCTCTTTCTACGAAGGATACGTAAAGACGGCCTCCGTTTTCCAGGTCGGGGGTCAGGCCGCACCGGCGCTGGGACCCTGCGCGGTGTGCGGAATGCCGACCACGGTTGAGGTCTGCACCTTCTGCAAGCTCTGGCGATCGACCTAAAACCGGGTCCGGGCCGCCCCCAGGCCATCGTTCACAAACTTGACGAATTCCCGGTCGATATCCAAAACGGTGATATCCAGATCGTCGACCGGAGCCAACACCAAGAGATACTTCCCGGCCACCTCGATTTTCGGCACCCGTCCCACGCCCGTGCCCAGGGCGGGAATGCCGATGAACCGCACGCCCTGCTCGCGGGCCTTGAGCAAAACGGAGTACAGGCACTGCTCCACGATTTCGGGCGAGGACCGCTCCGCCGGGTGCAGCATCGTCACCGCGTGGTAAACGAACCGCGCCGGAAGCCTGCCGGCGCCGGTCACGTACACCTGGCCGGTCTGCGGCTTCGTCTCCCGGCACACCCGGACGGCTTCCTCTTCGATCTCCACCCCGCCGCGACGTCTGAGGGCGCCGGCCACCCCGCCGCCCATGATGCCCAGTCCGTTAGCGGCGTTGACCAGGACGTCCGCCTCAAACATGGTCAGGTCCCCGACCCGGGCCCTCATGCGCCGGTCTTCCCCCCGGCGAAGGCCAGCACCACCACCTGGTCTTCGCCGAGGCCGGTATCACCGGTCGCCTCAAAGAATTCGCGGTGCGCCACCTGTTTGAAATTCCCCGTAAATTCATCAACACCGGTGATGGGGAAGTTAATGTAGTCGGTCTTGTAGTGCATCGGGATGACGACCCGCGGCCGCAGGGCCGCCACCGTTTCGGCGGCCTCCCAGGCGTCGATGGTGTAGGTGCCGCCTACCGGAATCAAAAGAACGTCCACGGGGCCGATCAGGCTCACCTGCTCGGGGCTCAAGAGGTGCCCCAGGTCGCCCAGGTGACATACGTTCAGGCCGTCCACGGCGATCACAAACACAGTGTTCGTTCCCCGCTTCCGGCCCTCTTCCTTGTCGTGGAAAGTGGACACGCCGCGCACTGAAACCCCTTCCAGCCGGTGCTCGCCGGGCCCTTCGACGACCTGGGGCCGGCCCCCGACCACCGATACGGCGCTGTGGTCGAAATGCTGGTGGCTCACCGTGATGATATCGGCCTCCACATGGGGCAGCGGGTACCCGACCTCCTCATTGAACGGGTCGGTCACGATCCGGATTCCCCCGGTGGTTGTGATCAGGAAACACGCATGTCCCAGCCATTTGATTTTCATGGCCGCCACCTCCAACCGAGAAGATTCGATAATCATTCAAGATTTTCCTGCTCCGCTCTCCGTTGGCTGAATTCCGCGAGTTTAGTATTCCATAGGCGGGACGGGCCTTATGCGGTGCGGCCCGGCGCCGGATACTCTGTCTGCGGCCTGTTCATAATAAGCCCAGGCTGAACTTACCGGATTCCCGCCGGAATTTTGAGGGAACGAACCGAATGTCACAAAACTGGAGCCTCTGGCGGACCGTGCCGCTGACCACTCTTTTCGCAGAGCAGCAGAAAAAAACCGGCCTCAAAAAGAACCTCGGGCCCGTCGATTTGGTGGCATTGGGTGTCGGGGCGATCATCGGGACCGGCATTTTCGTCATGACCGGCGTGGCCGCCTCTCAGTTCGCTGGACCCGGGCTGGTGTTCTCCTTCATCCTCGCCGGTATCGCCGCCGGGCTGGCCGCCCTGGTATACGCCGAACTGGCCTCGACCATTCCGGTGGCCGGAAGCGCGTACACGTACACCTATGCCGTCCTGGGTGAGTTTGTCGCCTGGACCGTCGGCTGGAGCCTGATCCTGGGGTACATGGTCGCCGGCGGCGCGGTGGCTATCGGGTGGGGTGCGTACGTGGTCGAGTTTTTGCGCTCGGTGGATGTGCTCTTGCCGGCCGTCCTGGTCAATCCCCCCGCGGCCGGCGGCATTCTGAACCTTCCGGCGATGGCCGTCGCCCTGCTGGTCACCGTGTTGACGGTCCGGGGGACCCACCAGACCAAAACGCTCACCAAGATCGCGGTGTTGATCAAGCTGGCGGTCATCGTGCTTTTTATCGCGGTAGGCGCACAGTTTATCGACCCGGCGAACTGGAGCCCCTTTTTGCCGTTCGGTCTCCTGGGGATCGTCCAGGGCGCGGCGATTATCTTCTTTGCGTATATCGGTTTCGATGCGGTAGCCACCGCGGCCGAGGAAAGCAGAAAACCCCAGCGCGATCTACCCCTGGGAATCATCGGCTCGCTCCTGATCGCCACTGTCCTCTATATCGCCGTGACCGTCATTCTAACCGGACTCGTACCCTATACCCAGTTGAACACCGCCTCACCAGTGGCCACCGCCCTGATGCGCGCGGGAATACCGATGGCCGGGTCGGTGGTGGCCGTCGGCGCTCTGGCCGGTATCACCAGCGTGCTTTTGGTGACCGTTTACGCCCAGAGCCGGATCTTCTTCGCGATGTCGCGGGACGGGCTGATCCCGGAAGTGTTTTCCCGGGTTCATACCCGCTTCCGGACCCCCTACATCAGCGTGCTGACGGTGGGCGCGGTCGTGATGCTCACCGCGGGTTTGCTGCCGATTCACGTCATCGCGCAAGTTGCCAATATCGGCACGCTGGCCGTCTTCGTCATCACCTCCGTCGGGGTACTGGTGCTCCGGCGGACCAGGCCGGACCTGCCGCGCACCTTCAAAGCACCCGGCTTTCCGTGGACCCCCCTCCTGGCGATCGCGGCTTCGGCTTACCTCATCGTGAATCTGCCGTCCTCGTCCTGGGTCCAGTTCGCGGCCTGGATGAGCGCCGGCATCCTGATCTATTTCCTGTACGGGTACCGCCGGAGTAAACTCGCCCCGGGGGGGAACCCACCGGGATGGCGAAACCTCCTCGCCGCCCCGGCGGTCAGACCCGGGTCACCCCCCCCGAGAGAAAGAAAACCGGGAATGACTCCCGGCAACCTTGGGGCCGGTCTGCCCCAACCCGGCCGTCAGTATATGATCAGGGGGGTCTGGCCTGCAACTTAAAGTTACCAATCACTTGGCGCGGCGATCGCCGTCAGGCTCCGGCCGCACTCCTCACAAGTTGCTCCGGGGCGATCCAAGCTGAACCCGCCGCAGCCGGAACAAACGCATTCCTTGCGAAACGGAAGCTTTCCGCAGCGCCCCTGGTCGGGCAGGTACCCGGTGCATGTGCCGCATACCGCAGGGGCGACCCCGTATATCCAGCTCTTCTGCTGGTAACCCAGTGGCCGGTAGTTCAGGCACAGCGAGGGCCGGGCCTTCTGCGCGCCGGGAGCCGGGAAGAGATAAATCACTTCACCCACGACCGATCACCACCTATCGTGAACGCTCTCACGTTCACCATTCTTAAATATAAGCTTATTAGCTTATTGCTGATCTGTCAAGACTTGTGACGTTTTTCCTGAAATTTTTCTCGAACCCGCACAGGTATATCCTGGTTTACGATGCACGAAATACTACTTATGTTTTGGACCTCCGTGCAAATTCTATTATGTGAAGAAGTCAAGAATTTTGCAGGAGGTTGACACAAATGTACGTAGCCCAAGGCCGAAACTTTTTGGATAATCGCGTTGACGTAATCCCCTCCCCCAGCCTGAAGGACCACCATGCGACCATCCGCTACGAGGGGTTGCTCCAGAAATGCGGTGCCGACCGGGTCTTCATTCATTACGGCTTTGACGGTTGGCATAACAGTTCCGTCACCGAAATGCGGCGTGAACCGGATGGTTCATTTGCCTGTTCGATTCCGATGCAGGGCCAGAGAGAATGCAATTTCTGCTTCAAAGACGCCGCGGACAACTGGGACAACAACAACGGCTGGAACTGGGCCACCGACATCAGATACTGAAACCCCCCACCTGAACCGCCGCGCAAAAGCGAGGTCCACCACCTCAAAAAAAGGGCGCGTTGTGCGTCCTTTTTTGTGCGGCCGGTCCGTGATATGATATTGCGTGGGAGTGTGTTTTGCCGATGATGTTTTCCGACGCCCTCCGGTACCGGTGGACCAGAGCCGCCCGGGAAAGGGTGGAAATGATGCGCCGCCTGCATCCCGAGGATGACCGGCGGCAACTGGCTCAAAAACTGATCACCGACAAGGCCGTAACCTGCGGCGCGGTCGGGGCGCTGACGGCCCTGCCGGCCATCGTCCCGGGATTTGGCACGCTGATTGCGATCCTCTCCGGGGTGATGGTTGACGTAATGGTGTTGGGCGCCCTCCTCTACCGCCTGGTACTGGAAATGTCCATTGTTTACGACCGCGACCCCAATTCGATCGAAGTGCAGAAGGAAGCCCTCTGGGTCTTCGGCATGGCGGCCGGAGTGCAGTCGGTGGGGAAAAAGGCGGCCCGGATCACCGCCCAGCACCTGTCCGCCCAGATGGCCGCCACCGGAATGCACCGGCCGTTGATCTTCATGGGTTTGCGGGCCAGCCAGCGGTCAGTCCTGGGCCGGGTCATCCCCCTTTTCGGGGTGGCTGTGGCCGGCGGCATTAGTTTTTTCTTCGCCCGCGCAGTCGGCAACCGCATCTTCAGGCACTACGAGGGCGGCGGGAACGAGCGGACCGGCTCCTGGAACGGCCGTACCATCGAAGCGGATTACCGGGTTCTCCGGTGAAACCTATTGGCAGCCGGTATTATCTTCATCAGCAGCATCCCGGCCGCGAAGCCACCCACGTGCGCCCACCACGCGACCATGTTGGCTGGGCCGGTGATGGCCAAAAGCCCGTACAGGAGTTGGAAACCGATCCACAGAAACAGGAACAGCACCGCCGGGACTTCCACGAAAGTGATAAAAAACAGGATCGGAACCAGGGCCAGGATCCGGGAACCCGGAAAAGTGATGAAGTACGCCCCCAGCACCCCGGCCACCGCGCCGGATGCCCCGATAGTCGGGATCAGCGAGCCGGGAGCGCTCACGATGTGGGCCAGTCCTCCCGCGAAACCGGCCAAGAGGTAAAACAGCAGGAACCGCCCCCGCCCCAGAACGTCCTCGATGTTGTCCCCGAACACCCACAGGTAGAGCATATTCCCCAGCACGTGCAGCCACCCGCCGTGGAGGAACATGGATGTCGCCATCGGAATCCAGGTGTCAAGGGCCAGGGGGGCCTGCAGGAACATCTGAACCTGCAGGGCGGGTACGATGCCGAAAGCAGTTACGAACCGCTGCAGTTCCCCGGGAGAGAGCGTGATGGAGAACAGAAAGATCGCCAGGTTTACCACGATGATGGAAACGGTGACGATTGGAAAACGACGGGCCCGGATTGTGTCGCGAAGCGGTATCAACTGCATCCCTCCTGCCCGGTGTCCGGGCCGGCGAATTCAGGCCTTGCTCCCAGTAGGCCCGGCACCGGCCGCGGCAATCGCTCCTGTCAGCCGGCTTAAAGGTTACGTTCCAGAATGGCGGTCAGGTCGGCGTGGGTCGCCTTGCGCGGGTTTGCCGCCAGGGAAGCACTGCCCAGCGCCGCTTCAACCAGTTCGGGGATATCCTCCCGGGTCAGGCCAAGAGAGCCGAGCTTTTCCGGAAACTCCAGCCGGGCCGCCAGGCGCACCACGAAGTGGTGGAAGCGTCCGGCCGCTTCGGAATCCGAAGCGTCCGCCTGAGCTACGCCGATTGTCCGCGCCAGTTGGGCGTACTTGTCCTCCACCACCGCCATGTTGAATTCCACCACGTAGGGCAAAAGCACCCCGCACACCACTCCGTGTCCCAGACCGTAACGGACGCCGACGGGATGCGCCAGGGCGTGCACCGCGCCGGCCCGCGCCGTGTTGAGCGCCATTCCGGCCAGCCCGCTGCCCAGTAGCATACTTTCCCGGGCGTCGCGGCGTCCGGGATGATGGCAGGCCGTATAGAAGTTCTGCGCGATGAGGCGCACGGCCTCCCGGCTCAGGGCGTTCGTATACGGGGTGGCCCAACGGGAGGTGTAGGCTTCAACGGCGTGGGTGAACGCGTCCATCCCGGTTTGCGCGGTCAGGCTCCGCGGCATGGACATGGTCAGAATGGGGTCGGCGACGACCGTGCGGGCCATCCAGTAGTCCGAGCGTACACTCTGCTTCCGCCCGGTTTCCGGATCGACGAGTACCGCCGTTCTGGTTAGTTCCGAGCCGCTGCCGGCCGTGGTCGGCACGGCGATAAAGGGAAGACCGGGGGCCGAAACCTCCCGGCCGTTCAGATAGTCCCGGGCCGGGCCGTCCGTGTGCGCCAGCCCGGCGATCATTTTGGCCGCGTCCAGCGCACTGCCCCCGCCCGCACCGATCACCACCGTGCAGCCTTCGTCCCGGACCCGGCGCCGTCCGGCTTCCACCACGTCCACCGCCGGCTCCGGCGGCACCTCCGCAAAGCTGATCACTTCGATCCCGGAGACCGCCAACGGCTGGGTAACCCGTTCGATGTTCCCCGTCTTTTTCAGGCTTTCCCGCCCCGTGACCAAAAGCGCCTTCCTGCCCAGCGCGGCCGTTTCTTCGCCCAGACGGTAGGTGCTGCCCGGACCGAACAGCACCCTGGCGGGCGTCAGAATATCAAAAAGCACAACCCGTTCCTCCTCCGGTCACCACCAGCCTAGAGAAAGGTGGCGATTTCCTTGATTTCCCGCCTTTTGGTGCGGCTCACCGGTTCCTGTTCCGGGTAACCGAGGGGCACCAGGGCCACCGGGACCATGCCCGGCGGTAGGCCCAGGCAGTCGGCCACCCGTTTCTCGTCAAAGGCGCCGACCCAACAACTGCCCAACCCGGCCGCCGCCGCCGCCAGCAGGATGTTCTGCGTCGCCGCCGCCGTGTCCTGCAGGCAGTACAGTCTACGCCCGCGTTCCCGGTAGTGTTTCGCCGAGCGTTCCGGCTCGGCGCAGACCACTATGCAGACCGGAGCCGCGGCGACGAAATCCTGGTTCAGCGCGGCCTGGGCCAGACACCGGCGCCGGTCGGCCGTGGTCACCACGTAAAAATGCCACGGCTGCAGGTTCCCGGCGCTCGGAGCCCACCGGGCCGCCTCGATGATCTGGAGCTGAAGGTCCCGGGGGATGCTCTTGGGCTGAAAACGCCGGACCGAGGAGCGGCTCCTGATATTGTGCAAAACCACGTCAAGCATTGGTCACCATCCTTCTTAGCGTCAAGCACATATCCCGTAGTATTTTTCTTGGAGCGGCAATGAATTCAGACCATGCCGGCTGTTGACCCGGTAACCCGCAAGACATTCCCTTCCCGGCCCTCGGTGTCCTGCAGGCGGTCTCCTCAGGATCTCTTTCTAGACCACCAAACGTCAAATCCGGCCACTTCCTCAATCTCCCGGGTGCGTCCCCGGCCCATCAGGTGTTTTACTGCTTCCGCCGGGGAAAGGCCCTCGAACAGCACCCGGTACATCTGATCGGTAATCGGCATTTCCACCCCGTGTATGCGGGACAGCAGGTGGGCCGCCCGGGTGGTGCGTACTCCTTCGACCACCATGCGCACCGCCGCCTGGGCCTCTTCCGGCGTCCGGCCCCGTCCGATCTCGATCCCGGCCCGCCGGTTGCGGCTGTGCCGGCTGGTACAGGTTACGATCAGATCACCCACCCCGGCCAGCCCGCCAAAAGTGAGCGGGTTGGCGCCAAGCCTGACTCCGAGCCGGGTGATTTCGGCCAGTCCCCGGGTCATCAGCGCCGCCTTGGCGTTGTCCCCGAACCCCAGTCCGTCGGCGATGCCTGTCCCCAGGGCGATGATATTCTTCAAAGCGCCGCCCAATTCCACACCGACCGTGTCCGGATTGGTATAGACCCGCAGGCTCGGGCTCATGAACAACTCCTGAACGAATTCCGCGGCAGATGCGAATGGCGAAGAGGCAACCACGGCCGTGGGCAAGTTTCGGCCGACCTCCTCGGCATGGCTCGGTCCGGAGAATGTGACGTACCGGGCAAGATCCGCCGCCCCCGATTCCTGAAGATAGACCTCGGACATGCGTTGGAGAGAATCCTCCTCCAGCCCCTTGGCCACGTTGATCACGACCGCTTCCGCAGGAAGGAGGGCCAGCGCGGCGGCCAACGTCCCGCGGAAGGCGTGGGAGGGGACGGCAAACACCACCACGGTGCTCCCCGCCAGCACTTCCTCCAGCCGAGTGCTTACCCGCACCGTCTCCGGCAATTTCACTCCCGGCAGGTACTGCACGTTCTCGCGTGCGGCCCCGATGGTTTCGGCCAGGCCGGCCCTGCGGGCCCACAGCGAGACAGCATGACCGTTACGGGCGAGGTGCACCGCCAGGGCCGTGCCCCAGCTTCCCGCCCCCAATACCGCTGCCTTTTCCACCGCCACCACTCCTCTACATCTCTCGGGCATAGTGGACCGCGTTCCGGAAAACCAGCAGGCCGTCCGGATCACCGCCCTCACCCCGGCGCCAATTCGGGTGCTGCGTGGGCTCCACGGATCTTTCCGGGTGCGGCATCAACCCAAGGATCAGCCCGGACGGGTCGGCCAGACCGGCGACGGCGTTCACCGAACCGTTCGGGTTGTCCGGATACGCTTCGGTCAGAGCCCCGTCGGGACCCACGTAACGGAACACCACCTGGCCGCCGTCCTCCAGGCTTTTCAACACGGCTTCGGAGGTGTAGAACTTGCCCTCCCCGTGGGCGACCTGGTAGGTCACCGTGCGGCCCTCTGCACCACGGGTGAAGATCGACCGGCCCTCAATGCGCATCCGGACCCAGCGGCATTCAAACCGTCCGCTGTCGTTGGCCATCAGCGTTGCGGAGATCTCGCCCAGCCGGGCGTAAGGCAACAGCCCCGTGCGCACCAGCACCTGAAACCCGTTGCAGATTCCGAGCACCGGTCGCCCCCGGGCCGTAAACTCGAGTAGGGCGTCCCGCAGAAAAGACGTCAGCTCGACCGCCAGGATCTTGCCGGAATGCACGTCGTCACCGTAGGAAAAACCCCCGGGAATCACCAGGACTCCGTAATCCCCCAGTCTCCGGCTCCCGTCACGCAGCTCGTTCACGTGCACCAGCCGGGGGGCGGCGCCGCACTTCTCAAAGGCGTAGGCCGTTTCCACGTCACAGTTGGTTCCGTCGGTACGGAGAATGCACACCGGGGGTCTCACGCGCCGAACACCTCTTTCATCGGTTTCTGCCACCGGCGCTTTAAGAATGCTACCGGTACGGCAAAAAGTTCTTCTTCATCATCATCAATTCGCGCCGCGATGGTACCGTCCGCCGTGGTTTCCCCGATCTCCAAGTAGGGCACCCCCGTAAATACCTCCCCGGGCTCCCAGCCGGTTGCCAGCTCCACTACGAAGCAGCCGGCCGTTTCGTTGAACAGGAAGTAGTCGGGGCGCACGCCGGAGGGCAGGGTTAGGCGGACACCGCACCGGCCGCCGAAGGCCATCTCGGCGACGGCGGCGGCCAGACCCCCCTCACTGATATCGTGACAGGCGGCGACCGCGCCTAGGCGGATCGCCCGGTGCACGGCCCAAAACACCGACCGGAGCGTCTCCAGGTCGATTTCCGGCACGCTTCGGCCCAGGAAACCGTGCAGGTCGTAGTAGGTCGAGCCGCCCAACTGTTCCGGGCGGCGCCGTCCCACCAGCACCAGGGTGCTTCCGAGCCGCTTCAGGTCGGTGGACACGGTCCGCCGCACGTCCGGCACTCGGCCCATCACCGACACGCACAACACCGGCGGGATCCTGATGGTCAGCCCTTCGCCGTTGGTATAGGTGCTGGACAGGCTGTCCTTGCCCGAAATGAACGGCATTCCCATGGCGCGCGAGAAATCCGCGCAGGCGTCCACCGCCCGGTCCAAGGCACCCAGCATTTCTTTGTCCGGCACGGGCCAGATGAAATTATCGATCAGGGTCATCTCGCTCGGATCGGCACCGGCGGCGACCGCGTTGGAAACCGCTTCGGCGGCCGCCCAGATGCTCCCATGGTAGGGGTCGATCAGGTTCAGCACCGGGTTCAGGCCGTGCGCAATCACCAGGCCGTAAGGCCGGCCCAGCAACGGGGTGAGCACCACGGCGTCGTTGGGGGCATCCAGGTCCGCCCCGCCCAGGGGCGGCAGCGCGTTGGTGCCCTGAACCCCATGGTCGTACATTCTGATGATCGGTTCCTTAGAACACACGTTAAGGTGCTCCATCACCCTCCCGTACAACCCGGCCCAGTCCGCAGGGGGTTCCAGCACAGGTTCCGGGTGCTCCGGGGGCTGCCAGGCGGCCTCCAGCACGCGCTGGGGCAGGCCGTCGTGCAAGAAAGACATCTCCAGGTCCAGGACCGTCTCTCCGTGGAAGGTCGCCCGAAAGCGCCGGTCTCCGGTAAACTCGCCGATCAGCGTGGCTTCGACATTCAACCGGCGGCAGACGTCCATAAACAATTCCAGATTCTCCGGGGCTACGGCCGCCACCATGCGCTCCTGGCTCTCCGACAGCAGAATCTCCCAGGGCGCCAGCCCCGAATACTTGAGCGGGGCACGATCGAGGGCGAGCAGCACCCCGGTATCCGCGCCCATTTCCCCCGCCGCCGACGCGAAACCACCCGCGCCGCAGTCGGTGATCGCCCGGATCAGGTTTTGGTCCCGCGCTTCCAGGATCGCGTCGCTCATGCGCTTTTCCTCAATTGGGTGGCCGATCTGCACCGCCTGCGCATTCACGTCCATGGTGCGCTCGGTCATCGCCGCACTGGAAAAGGTGGCGCCGTGGATGCCGTCCCTTCCGGTGCGTCCGCCGATCACCACCACCAGGTCCCCCGTTCGGGCCGTGCCCTTCCGGCAGCGGTCCTCGGGTAAAAGGCCGTAGGCGCCCACGATCACCGTGGGTTTCGCCCGGAAGTCCGGGTGAAAGTGGACCGACCCGTTGTTGGTCGGGATACCCATGCGGTTGCCGTAGTCCCGCACCCCGGCCACCACCCGCCGCAACAGGTAGTGGGGATGCAGGCAGCCGGGCGGAATTTCCTCCCACGGAGTGTCGGGCGGAGCAAAGCAGAACATATCGGTGGAAGCGATCACCCGGGCCCCCTGCCCGGTGCCCATCACGTCCCGGAAAACGCCGCCGCTCCCTGTGGCCGCGCCTCCGTACGGCTCAATCGCCGAGGGGGAATTGTGGGTCTCCACCTTGCCGCACACGGCCCAGCCCTCGTAGAAAGCCATCACGCCGGAGTTGTCCACGTAGGCGGAACGGACGAGCGGGTGGTTGATGTCCGTGGTGGCCTCCTGCAAGCGTTTCAGAAGCGGTTTCTTCTCCCGGCCGTCCACCACGAGCCGGGCTTTGAAGGTCTTATGAACACAGTGCTCCGACCAGGTCTGGGCCAGGATCTCCACCTCACAATCCGTAGGGTCCCTTCCCGCCCGGCGGAAGTAATCCTGGATGAGGCGCATCTCCTCCAGGCTCAGAAAAAGCTTGTCCCGGCTCAACTCTACCAGTTGGTTATCGTTCATTTGGCGCAGGGGAATGATCTCCGTCGCCCGGCTGACGCCGGAGAGCCGCAGCGACTCCGGTTTGACGGCAACCACGTGCTGAATGGTGGCGTTCACCAGCAGCCTTTTCGTAATTAACTCGATTTCTTCAGGGGTGACCGGCCCGTAGAAGGCGTATTCCTGACTGGAATCGGCGGCCTCCAGGTGCGGGAGCCCCAGATCGCGGGCCGCTTTCTCC is drawn from Candidatus Desulforudis audaxviator MP104C and contains these coding sequences:
- a CDS encoding carbohydrate-binding protein, with product MYVAQGRNFLDNRVDVIPSPSLKDHHATIRYEGLLQKCGADRVFIHYGFDGWHNSSVTEMRREPDGSFACSIPMQGQRECNFCFKDAADNWDNNNGWNWATDIRY
- the purQ gene encoding phosphoribosylformylglycinamidine synthase I — encoded protein: MRPPVCILRTDGTNCDVETAYAFEKCGAAPRLVHVNELRDGSRRLGDYGVLVIPGGFSYGDDVHSGKILAVELTSFLRDALLEFTARGRPVLGICNGFQVLVRTGLLPYARLGEISATLMANDSGRFECRWVRMRIEGRSIFTRGAEGRTVTYQVAHGEGKFYTSEAVLKSLEDGGQVVFRYVGPDGALTEAYPDNPNGSVNAVAGLADPSGLILGLMPHPERSVEPTQHPNWRRGEGGDPDGLLVFRNAVHYAREM
- a CDS encoding MBL fold metallo-hydrolase, with product MKIKWLGHACFLITTTGGIRIVTDPFNEEVGYPLPHVEADIITVSHQHFDHSAVSVVGGRPQVVEGPGEHRLEGVSVRGVSTFHDKEEGRKRGTNTVFVIAVDGLNVCHLGDLGHLLSPEQVSLIGPVDVLLIPVGGTYTIDAWEAAETVAALRPRVVIPMHYKTDYINFPITGVDEFTGNFKQVAHREFFEATGDTGLGEDQVVVLAFAGGKTGA
- a CDS encoding TIGR00269 family protein; translation: MKCKVCRGPALAGFPAHNANFCAEHLDQFFLRQVEKTIRRYQMLQPGERVLVAVSGGKDSLTVADVLDRLGYAVRGVHVDLGIDDNGFSSESTALCREFFTARGLPLEIYSLKERFGRSIKDVGRRFNRFCSICGMTKRHVMNARAVEQGLDALATGHNLDDLSAALFANLMRWDRRYLAKGLPSLPPEGGFCRKIKPLALLSEKEIATYAAVRDIRMVTATCPYSREAKFKRYKELLAAVEHQSPGTKRSFYEGYVKTASVFQVGGQAAPALGPCAVCGMPTTVEVCTFCKLWRST
- a CDS encoding nitroreductase family protein, producing the protein MLDVVLHNIRSRSSVRRFQPKSIPRDLQLQIIEAARWAPSAGNLQPWHFYVVTTADRRRCLAQAALNQDFVAAAPVCIVVCAEPERSAKHYRERGRRLYCLQDTAAATQNILLAAAAAGLGSCWVGAFDEKRVADCLGLPPGMVPVALVPLGYPEQEPVSRTKRREIKEIATFL
- a CDS encoding acylphosphatase; the protein is MSQVRAEVAITGKVQGVYFRAAMLEEAEKRGVTGWVRNRSDGTVEGVLEGSRLAVQEVLDWCRQGPPGAVVKQVEINWQTPSGKYSGFEIRETI
- a CDS encoding iron-containing alcohol dehydrogenase family protein — translated: MLFDILTPARVLFGPGSTYRLGEETAALGRKALLVTGRESLKKTGNIERVTQPLAVSGIEVISFAEVPPEPAVDVVEAGRRRVRDEGCTVVIGAGGGSALDAAKMIAGLAHTDGPARDYLNGREVSAPGLPFIAVPTTAGSGSELTRTAVLVDPETGRKQSVRSDYWMARTVVADPILTMSMPRSLTAQTGMDAFTHAVEAYTSRWATPYTNALSREAVRLIAQNFYTACHHPGRRDARESMLLGSGLAGMALNTARAGAVHALAHPVGVRYGLGHGVVCGVLLPYVVEFNMAVVEDKYAQLARTIGVAQADASDSEAAGRFHHFVVRLAARLEFPEKLGSLGLTREDIPELVEAALGSASLAANPRKATHADLTAILERNL
- a CDS encoding amino acid permease — translated: MSQNWSLWRTVPLTTLFAEQQKKTGLKKNLGPVDLVALGVGAIIGTGIFVMTGVAASQFAGPGLVFSFILAGIAAGLAALVYAELASTIPVAGSAYTYTYAVLGEFVAWTVGWSLILGYMVAGGAVAIGWGAYVVEFLRSVDVLLPAVLVNPPAAGGILNLPAMAVALLVTVLTVRGTHQTKTLTKIAVLIKLAVIVLFIAVGAQFIDPANWSPFLPFGLLGIVQGAAIIFFAYIGFDAVATAAEESRKPQRDLPLGIIGSLLIATVLYIAVTVILTGLVPYTQLNTASPVATALMRAGIPMAGSVVAVGALAGITSVLLVTVYAQSRIFFAMSRDGLIPEVFSRVHTRFRTPYISVLTVGAVVMLTAGLLPIHVIAQVANIGTLAVFVITSVGVLVLRRTRPDLPRTFKAPGFPWTPLLAIAASAYLIVNLPSSSWVQFAAWMSAGILIYFLYGYRRSKLAPGGNPPGWRNLLAAPAVRPGSPPPRERKPGMTPGNLGAGLPQPGRQYMIRGVWPAT
- a CDS encoding macro domain-containing protein, producing MRARVGDLTMFEADVLVNAANGLGIMGGGVAGALRRRGGVEIEEEAVRVCRETKPQTGQVYVTGAGRLPARFVYHAVTMLHPAERSSPEIVEQCLYSVLLKAREQGVRFIGIPALGTGVGRVPKIEVAGKYLLVLAPVDDLDITVLDIDREFVKFVNDGLGAARTRF